The window ACATTGGCTATCAACTCGCTTTCCGTATCGCTTCTGGTCAATTATTAGGACCAGATACCCCTGTCATTTTGCAACTGGTCGAGATTCCCCCAGCCATGCAAGCCCTGGAAGGCGTGGTTATGGAGCTGAATGACTGCGCTTTTCCATCATTGGTCGGTATTGAAACCGCCGATGACCCGGTGAAAGGCTTTAAGGACACAGATTTCGCCTTATTGGTCGGCGCGCGTCCTCGTGGTCCGGGTATGGAGCGTAAAGACTTGTTACAAGCGAACGCCAAGATCTTTTCTTCGCAAGGCCAGGCATTGAATGCCTCGGCCAGCCGCGACGTCAAAGTTTTGGTTGTCGGTAACCCGGCAAACACCAACGCCATGATCGCCAGAGCCAATGCGCCGGATCTGAATCCGCGTAACTTCACGGCCATGACGCGCTTGGATCACAACCGCGCCTTGAGTCAACTCGCCAGCAAGACGGATTCACATTCCACCAAGATCGAGAATCTGATCATCTGGGGCAATCACTCATCCACCCAGTATCCCGACCTGCATCATGCAACGGTTGATGGCAAAGCGGCACTGGACCTGATTGATAATGATTTTTATGTGAACGATTACATTCCAACGGTTCAGAAACGTGGCGCGGCAATTATCGCTGCACGCGGTGCTTCTTCAGCTGCATCTGCCGCTTCAGCCGCAATTGATCATATGCATGACTGGGCCCTGGGCACGAATGGCAAAATGATCAGCATGGCAGTACCTGCCGATGGTTCTTACGATATTGAAGAAGGTATTGTGTATTCGTATCCGGTTACCTGTGCCAATGGCGATTACAGCATTGTGCAAGGACTGGATATCAATGAATTCAGTCGAGATCGTATGGATGCTACAGAAGCCGAATT of the Gammaproteobacteria bacterium genome contains:
- a CDS encoding malate dehydrogenase, which codes for MTKPVRVAITGAAGNIGYQLAFRIASGQLLGPDTPVILQLVEIPPAMQALEGVVMELNDCAFPSLVGIETADDPVKGFKDTDFALLVGARPRGPGMERKDLLQANAKIFSSQGQALNASASRDVKVLVVGNPANTNAMIARANAPDLNPRNFTAMTRLDHNRALSQLASKTDSHSTKIENLIIWGNHSSTQYPDLHHATVDGKAALDLIDNDFYVNDYIPTVQKRGAAIIAARGASSAASAASAAIDHMHDWALGTNGKMISMAVPADGSYDIEEGIVYSYPVTCANGDYSIVQGLDINEFSRDRMDATEAELREERDGVKELLP